One genomic segment of Labeo rohita strain BAU-BD-2019 chromosome 14, IGBB_LRoh.1.0, whole genome shotgun sequence includes these proteins:
- the im:7150988 gene encoding Golgi-associated plant pathogenesis-related protein 1 produces MSVYGGGGRGGDKANGIYIHHLRSFTLPAEDKLSEHNILHLKEKPTLEAMADESFKKEFLEAHNEYRKQHQAPELTYNDELCSAAQKWADHMLSIRTLGHSETDDGENVYYFSSSVSKPASGKAAVDSWYSEIKDYNFSTPGNQPGTGHFTQVVWKSSTELGVGLATDGKTVFVVGQYRPAGNMINAGYYEKNVLPKIE; encoded by the exons ATGTCAGTCTATGGAGGTGGAGGCAGAGGAGGAGATAAAGCCAatggtatatatatacatcACCTGCGGAGCTTTACGCTACCAGCTGAAGACAAACTGAGTGAACACAACATCCTACATCTCAAAGAGAAG CCTACTTTGGAAGCAATGGCAG ATGAAAGCTTTAAAAAGGAGTTTCTGGAGGCCCATAACGAGTACAGGAAGCAGCATCAAGCCCCAGAGCTGACGTACAACGATGAGCTGTGCAGCGCTGCTCAAAAATGGGCGGATCACATGTTGAGCATCAGAACACTGGGCCACAGTGAAACGGACGACGGGGAGAATGTGTATTATTTCTCCAGCTCTGTCAGTAAACCAGCCTCAG GGAAGGCGGCTGTAGACAGTTGGTACAGTGAGATCAAAGATTACAACTTTAGCACACCAGGAAATCAGCCTGGCACAG GGCATTTCACCCAGGTTGTGTGGAAATCATCCACAGAGCTCGGAGTAGGTCTGGCTACTGAtggaaaaacagtttttgtcGTTGGTCAGTACAGACCTGCTGGAAATATGATCAACGCTGGTTACTACGAGAAAAATGTTCTACCTAAAATTGAATAA